The Pygocentrus nattereri isolate fPygNat1 chromosome 2, fPygNat1.pri, whole genome shotgun sequence genome has a window encoding:
- the slitrk3b gene encoding SLIT and NTRK-like protein 3 — MHSTAFGERMLWLTLLSTIALGWTTPIPLLDESEEIDEPCFEPCYCEVKEGLFHVHCDSKGFTNVSQVAQSWLRPFKLYLQKNSLRKLYFNSFLHLNNAIAINLGNNALQDIHVGAFNSLSSLKRLYLHENKLEVFRNDTFLGLESLEYLQADYNVIKRIDSGAFRNLHKLRVLILNDNLIPVLPPFLFRSVSLTHLDLRGNRLKMLAYRGTLEYIGRSLMEIQLEENPWNCVCDIVQLQAWLERIPYTAVVGEITCEYPFHLHGKDLREIKRSELCPTLTEAEVEANLGIPHLPFYTGRVRPTKPSSMFSPNQNTVSSVEQRERPPKPTKRPRPSKTPPTPRSAFPNQPPIAGYQTRPPIPIICPIGCTCNLHINDLGLTVNCKENGFHNISELMPRPLNAKKLYLSGNLIQRIHKSDFWNFSSLDLLHLGNNQIFYVQEGAFANLPNLRSLYLNGNNIEKLTLDMFHGLQNLRYLYFEYNEIREIQPAAFSLMPSLQLVFLNNNLLRTLPVGAFAGTSLARLNLRNNYFHHLPVSGVLEHLHAVVQIDLNQNPWDCSCDIIPLKEWLDTLSSVVIVGEVVCKTPEAMNEKDLRSLTTEVICPELLQTSPSPEDWVKELSTSFPGVGPHPPKGAIPLSVLILSLLVLFVSAFFAAAALCAYALKKREKLPFRKQGEVGLAGIQMECGIFTEPPPTLPETPPSNHVYDCITAPTTHICSNAVYKTSRQENQKRPLTDPGEGGSNYRTLLEKEQEWTMAVSSSPINTIVPVGTPCTDIAGLHENGILCPTVIDSQGPTPKVGFVDSLFGTPRFNDVPERHLHPPPEYPHAEQDARQTQTLTINAGTRTGCPNQIHSDYPELRARLKTKVDYLDVLERSYQF, encoded by the coding sequence ATGCACTCCACCGCTTTTGGAGAAAGGATGCTGTGGCTCACTCTGCTAAGCACTATTGCACTTGGGTGGACGACTCCGATTCCTCTGCTggatgaatctgaagaaatagACGAGCCTTGTTTTGAGCCCTGCTACTGTGAAGTGAAAGAGGGCCTGTTTCATGTGCACTGCGACAGCAAAGGATTTACCAATGTTAGCCAGGTGGCCCAGTCCTGGCTGAGGCCTTTTAAGCTCTACCTGCAGAAAAACTCTTTACGGAAGCTCTATTTCAACAGCTTTCTCCATTTGAACAATGCAATTGCAATTAATCTGGGGAATAACGCTCTGCAGGACATTCATGTCGGGGCATTCAATAGCCTGAGCTCCCTAAAGAGACTTTATCTGCATGAAAACAAGCTGGAAGTGTTTCGGAATGACACATTCCTTGGACTGGAGAGTCTGGAATATCTCCAAGCGGACTACAACGTCATCAAGAGAATAGACAGCGGAGCTTTCCGGAACCTCCACAAGCTCAGAGTACTGATCCTCAATGACAATTTAAtacctgtcctgccccctttcCTCTTCCGATCGGTGTCTCTCACGCACCTGGACCTTCGAGGAAACCGCCTGAAGATGTTGGCATACAGGGGCACCCTGGAATACATCGGACGGAGCCTGATGGAGATCCAGCTTGAGGAGAATCCGTGGAACTGTGTCTGTGACATTGTACAGCTGCAAGCTTGGCTAGAGAGGATACCATACACCGCAGTGGTTGGAGAGATCACCTGTGAGTACCCCTTTCACCTTCATGGTAAGGACCTTAGAGAGATCAAGCGCAGTGAACTTTGCCCCACGCTAACTGAAGCAGAGGTGGAGGCAAACCTTGGGATCCCTCACCTACCATTCTACACAGGAAGGGTCAGGCCCACAAAGCCCTCTTCTATGTTCTCCCCCAACCAAAACACTGTTTCCTCTGTGGAACAAAGGGAGAGGCCCCCAAAGCCAACAAAAAGGCCAAGGCCATCGAAGACTCCACCTACACCACGCAGTGCATTTCCAAACCAGCCCCCTATTGCTGGATATCAGACCAGGCCACCCATACCAATTATCTGTCCCATTGGATGTACCTGCAATTTGCACATTAATGACCTGGGTTTGACAGTtaactgtaaagaaaatggatttCATAACATTTCTGAGTTAATGCCACGACCACTGAACGCTAAGAAGCTTTATCTGAGTGGGAATCTGATCCAGAGAATTCATAAGTCTGATTTTTGGAATTTTTCTAGTCTTGATTTGTTGCACTTGGGAAACAACCAAATATTTTATGTTCAGGAGGGAGCTTTTGCTAATCTACCCAATTTGAGGAGCTTGTATTTAAATGGGAATAACATTGAGAAGCTAACCCTGGATATGTTCCACGGCCTCCAGAATCTACGCTACTTGTATTTTgaatacaatgaaataagagaaaTCCAGCCAGCTGCTTTCAGCCTGATGCCCTCACTTCAGCTGGTGTTCCTGAATAACAATCTCCTGCGTACACTGCCCGTGGGAGCATTTGCAGGGACTTCACTTGCACGTCTCAACCTGCGCAATAACTACTTCCATCACCTGCCAGTAAGCGGGGTTCTGGAGCACCTGCATGCTGTGGTCCAGATCGACCTGAACCAGAATCCTTGGGATTGTTCCTGTGAtataatcccactgaaagagtgGCTGGACACTCTGAGCTCGGTGGTCATCGTAGGGGAGGTGGTGTGTAAAACTCCAGAGGCCATGAATGAGAAGGATTTACGCTCACTGACCACAGAGGTGATTTGCCCAGAGTTGCTGCAAACTTCCCCATCTCCAGAGGACTGGGTGAAAGAGCTTTCTACCTCATTCCCTGGAGTTGGGCCACACCCTCCAAAAGGTGCCATCCCTCTGTCCGTGCTCATCCTCAGCCTGCTTGTTCTTTTTGTGTCTGCATTCTTTGCGGCCGCTGCATTGTGTGCCTACGCTCTAAAGAAGCGTGAGAAGCTGCCCTTCAGGAAGCAGGGAGAGGTGGGTCTAGCAGGAATACAGATGGAGTGTGGGATTTTTACTGAGCCGCCACCCACACTGCCCGAAACTCCTCCTTCCAACCATGTGTATGACTGCATCACCGCACCTACCACGCACATTTGCAGCAATGCTGTTTACAAGACGAGCAGGCAGGAGAATCAGAAACGTCCACTCACAGACCCTGGGGAGGGTGGCTCAAATTACAGAACATTGCTGGAGAAAGAGCAGGAGTGGACCATGGCCGTCAGCAGCTCCCCCATTAACACCATAGTGCCCGTGGGGACGCCGTGTACGGACATCGCAGGATTGCACGAAAATGGAATACTCTGTCCAACGGTGATTGACAGCCAGGGTCCCACCCCCAAGGTGGGGTTTGTAGACAGCCTTTTTGGCACCCCCCGGTTCAATGATGTGCCTGAAAGGCATTTACACCCTCCCCCGGAGTATCCCCATGCAGAACAGGACGCCAGGCAAACGCAGACGCTCACAATCAACGCTGGGACAAGGACAGGCTGTCCTAATCAAATCCACAGCGATTACCCTGAGCTAAGGGCTAGACTGAAAACCAAGGTGGATTACCTTGACGTGCTGGAGAGGTCATATCAGTTCTAA